In Alicyclobacillus macrosporangiidus CPP55, a single window of DNA contains:
- the purD gene encoding phosphoribosylamine--glycine ligase — MGVEIPMRPRVLVVGNGAREHALLWKLAQSPYRPVLFAAPGNAGTEGWCTRLPVRVDDPAAIVAAAREHGVDLVVVGPEAALSAGLADACMEAGVRVFGPVRAAAQLETSKAFAKQLMQEEGVPTARFAVFEDPDAARDYVRRHGAPIVVKADGLAAGKGVVVAQTVDEALAAVDAMMTGGRFGAAGRRVVLEQRMSGREVSMMFFVDESAVVPMRPARDYKRVFDGDEGPNTGGMGALAPVPGFIEAGMVERVEREIVRPVLAALGRRGLTYRGVLYAGLMMTDEGPKVVEFNVRFGDPETQVVLPLLQTDLLEIAWAVSEDRLAEVDVRWSSGAAVCVVLAAEGYPEAPRTGDPISVLRVEDGLLFHAGTSRVDGQIVTSGGRVLSAVGLGQDLGRARSNAYRVADAVGFRGKHCRRDIALLNL; from the coding sequence ATGGGTGTGGAGATCCCGATGCGGCCGCGCGTGCTGGTGGTCGGCAACGGCGCGCGCGAGCACGCGCTGCTGTGGAAGTTGGCGCAGAGCCCGTACCGACCGGTGCTGTTCGCGGCGCCGGGCAACGCGGGCACGGAGGGCTGGTGCACTCGCCTGCCGGTGCGTGTGGACGATCCCGCGGCCATCGTGGCGGCCGCACGCGAGCACGGGGTGGACCTGGTCGTCGTCGGCCCGGAGGCGGCGCTCTCGGCAGGGTTGGCGGACGCCTGCATGGAGGCGGGCGTGCGTGTGTTCGGCCCGGTGCGGGCGGCGGCGCAGCTGGAGACGTCGAAGGCGTTCGCGAAGCAGCTGATGCAGGAGGAAGGAGTGCCGACGGCCCGCTTCGCGGTGTTCGAGGACCCGGACGCTGCGCGCGACTACGTCCGGCGGCACGGGGCACCCATCGTCGTGAAGGCGGACGGCCTCGCGGCCGGCAAGGGCGTCGTCGTGGCGCAGACGGTGGACGAGGCCCTGGCCGCCGTGGACGCGATGATGACGGGCGGCCGGTTCGGCGCCGCGGGGCGGCGCGTGGTGCTGGAGCAGCGAATGTCCGGCCGCGAGGTATCGATGATGTTTTTCGTTGACGAAAGCGCCGTCGTGCCGATGCGCCCGGCCCGCGACTACAAGCGGGTGTTCGACGGGGACGAAGGCCCGAACACGGGCGGCATGGGTGCGCTCGCACCGGTGCCCGGGTTTATCGAGGCCGGGATGGTGGAGCGCGTGGAGCGCGAGATCGTCCGTCCGGTGCTGGCAGCCCTGGGGCGGCGCGGACTGACGTACCGCGGCGTGCTTTACGCAGGTCTGATGATGACCGACGAGGGCCCGAAGGTGGTCGAGTTCAATGTCCGCTTCGGCGATCCGGAGACGCAGGTGGTGTTGCCGCTGCTGCAGACGGATCTGCTGGAGATCGCGTGGGCCGTGTCGGAGGACCGGCTGGCGGAGGTGGACGTGCGGTGGTCTTCGGGGGCCGCGGTGTGCGTGGTGCTGGCGGCCGAGGGGTATCCGGAGGCGCCTCGGACAGGAGATCCGATCTCTGTGCTCCGTGTGGAGGACGGCCTGTTGTTCCACGCGGGCACCAGCCGGGTGGACGGGCAGATCGTGACATCGGGCGGCCGCGTATTGTCGGCGGTTGGCTTGGGGCAGGATCTCGGCAGGGCGAGATCGAATGCATACCGGGTGGCGGACGCCGTCGGTTTTCGAGGGAAGCACTGCCGGCGGGACATCGCCCTGTTGAACCTCTGA
- a CDS encoding EamA family transporter codes for MRQLGPRRASLWYAGLVLLGGGSYGLVSPIIKLSIDHGFDVEDVTDGQYLAAVVVLWAIRLITWAFARLRGGERGDVPQIGTTTAATRAGWRDRRGWRDRRQLLLMAAIGVCSAVTSFAYYKSLSVLPASLGIVLLFQFSWMVMGIDILVTRRVPSVEKWLGALCIFVGTVLAVGLIGQPVGSFPAWAVALGLLAALSYALTLYLSGFLSDEISPLTRSAITVTAATFVIFLLIPPRLLIDGALWHGLWFWAVLVSLFGQTLPMLLMLKAIPHTGGRMAGVLGSIELPVAVFASWLILGEYVAWLRWGGVLLILAGIVVSEVQIHRSSNRKFHL; via the coding sequence ATGAGACAGTTGGGTCCTCGGCGCGCATCGCTCTGGTATGCGGGATTGGTCTTGCTCGGCGGCGGCAGTTATGGCCTGGTCTCGCCGATTATCAAACTCTCCATCGATCACGGTTTCGACGTCGAGGACGTCACGGATGGCCAGTATCTGGCGGCGGTGGTGGTCCTGTGGGCGATCCGCCTCATCACATGGGCTTTCGCTCGCCTGCGGGGCGGCGAGCGCGGGGATGTGCCACAAATCGGTACGACAACGGCCGCGACGCGTGCGGGGTGGCGGGACCGCCGGGGGTGGCGGGACCGCCGGCAGCTGCTCTTGATGGCGGCCATCGGTGTATGCAGCGCGGTCACGAGCTTCGCGTACTACAAGTCCCTGTCGGTGCTCCCAGCATCCCTTGGTATCGTGCTGCTGTTTCAGTTTTCCTGGATGGTGATGGGGATCGACATCCTTGTGACGCGGCGGGTGCCGAGTGTGGAGAAGTGGTTGGGGGCCCTGTGCATTTTCGTCGGGACGGTGCTGGCGGTGGGGTTGATCGGCCAGCCCGTGGGATCGTTCCCGGCGTGGGCCGTGGCCCTTGGTTTGTTGGCCGCCCTGTCGTACGCGTTGACGCTGTATCTTTCCGGTTTCCTGAGCGATGAGATATCCCCTTTGACCCGTTCGGCGATCACGGTGACGGCGGCCACCTTCGTCATCTTCCTGTTGATCCCGCCGCGGCTCCTGATCGACGGTGCGCTCTGGCACGGGCTGTGGTTCTGGGCGGTGCTGGTCTCCCTGTTCGGCCAGACGCTGCCCATGCTGCTGATGTTGAAAGCCATCCCGCACACGGGCGGCAGAATGGCGGGGGTGCTCGGGTCCATCGAGCTGCCGGTGGCGGTGTTCGCGTCGTGGCTGATCCTCGGTGAATACGTGGCGTGGCTGCGTTGGGGCGGGGTATTGCTGATCCTCGCGGGCATCGTGGTCAGCGAGGTGCAGATTCACCGATCGTCAAACAGGAAATTCCATCTATAA
- a CDS encoding DeoR/GlpR family DNA-binding transcription regulator: MVTIKDVAARAGVSPATVSRVLNGVPTVDVEIAARVRQAASELDYHPNQAGRNLRMRIDSTFGPEFAVRSREHLAAKRKIAERAASFVSTNDTVGLDSGSTVSMMCPYLPSGVLIYTNSLAVLQPAARRGITVNLAPGRYVPEMAAVFGSDTDAYFRQRRLQRYFLSSAKVDVRRGLYNFNPLTTTVKLAAMERADMSILLVHHEKFCDAGLDAYAPLTRVNLLITDYIPAPYRDVVLASGVPVIEVQPQAGDGA, encoded by the coding sequence ATGGTTACGATAAAGGACGTTGCGGCAAGGGCGGGCGTCTCCCCAGCGACCGTATCGCGGGTGTTGAACGGGGTGCCGACGGTCGACGTGGAGATCGCAGCTCGCGTGCGCCAGGCGGCCAGTGAGCTGGACTACCATCCCAATCAGGCGGGGCGGAATCTGCGGATGCGGATTGACAGCACCTTCGGTCCCGAGTTCGCAGTGCGCTCTCGAGAGCACCTCGCGGCGAAGCGTAAGATCGCGGAGCGGGCAGCGTCGTTCGTATCCACCAACGACACCGTCGGACTCGATTCCGGATCCACCGTCTCGATGATGTGCCCGTATCTGCCTTCCGGCGTATTGATTTACACCAACTCGCTGGCGGTGTTGCAACCGGCGGCTCGCCGGGGGATCACGGTGAACCTCGCACCTGGGCGCTATGTGCCCGAGATGGCCGCCGTGTTCGGAAGTGACACGGACGCTTATTTTCGCCAGCGGCGGCTCCAGCGATATTTTCTGTCTTCTGCGAAAGTGGATGTGCGCCGCGGGTTGTACAATTTTAATCCGCTCACCACAACCGTGAAATTGGCCGCGATGGAGCGGGCCGACATGTCCATTCTCTTGGTCCACCACGAGAAATTCTGCGACGCCGGCCTGGATGCGTATGCCCCATTGACGCGCGTGAACCTGCTCATCACCGACTATATCCCGGCGCCGTATCGGGATGTGGTGCTCGCCAGCGGGGTTCCCGTTATCGAGGTACAGCCACAAGCCGGAGACGGCGCGTGA
- a CDS encoding four-carbon acid sugar kinase family protein produces MRFSHPTDSVTAEGPRPLDTDKDLIPGVCILADDLTGAADAANYFRTGLYRVRVSLNPDAPWDPALGPHVVQVADTESRAADPEEARRRVARAAGGLKDLGTRLGTAGAGGVHVYKKVDSTLRGHLGIELEAALEALGRRFAVVAPSFPANGRQVVGGRLSVHGTPVHQTAFAQDPRNPIVSDRVADVIAQGTQLPVEELPLSVVRSGPAAAASWLDALGTGTRAVVVDAESEDDLAVIADAFAGREDVLLCGSAGLAKQLPRHWLAKPGAGTDGSADRNVRDDAAGPGQGHDPCDRVLVLVGSANPAAHRQLEVLAQRAGIRVTELDPVQLADPRTAAEELARATQELVHSIAAHERQHSPGRVMAAAALGTRRPTGAAGHRFEDDLAAAAKAWFERAAGQAIGFVATGGDTALALCRAIGVHAIWPEGEVAPGIPWNTIETPHGRALLVTKAGGFGAEDALWRAVQLLTRS; encoded by the coding sequence ATGCGCTTCAGTCATCCCACGGACAGCGTGACGGCGGAAGGTCCGCGTCCGCTGGACACAGACAAAGACCTCATCCCTGGCGTCTGCATTCTCGCGGACGATCTCACTGGCGCCGCAGACGCCGCAAATTATTTCCGGACCGGATTGTACCGGGTCCGGGTGAGCCTGAACCCAGACGCCCCCTGGGATCCCGCACTGGGCCCGCACGTCGTCCAGGTGGCCGATACCGAATCTCGCGCCGCGGATCCCGAAGAGGCACGGCGGCGGGTGGCGCGGGCGGCAGGCGGATTGAAAGATCTGGGCACCCGTCTGGGCACCGCGGGGGCCGGAGGTGTGCACGTGTACAAGAAGGTGGACTCTACGCTTCGGGGACACCTGGGGATCGAGCTGGAAGCGGCTCTGGAGGCACTCGGTCGGCGGTTCGCCGTGGTGGCCCCATCGTTCCCCGCCAACGGCCGGCAGGTCGTCGGTGGCCGTCTGTCCGTGCATGGGACCCCCGTCCACCAGACCGCGTTTGCGCAGGACCCTCGAAACCCCATTGTGTCGGACCGGGTGGCCGACGTGATCGCCCAAGGGACTCAGCTCCCTGTCGAGGAACTTCCCCTGTCCGTCGTCCGATCAGGGCCGGCGGCCGCCGCCTCCTGGTTGGACGCGCTCGGCACAGGCACGCGTGCCGTGGTCGTCGACGCCGAATCGGAGGACGATCTCGCGGTCATCGCGGACGCGTTTGCGGGGCGGGAGGACGTGCTCCTGTGCGGATCCGCCGGTTTGGCGAAGCAACTGCCGCGGCACTGGCTGGCGAAGCCCGGAGCGGGAACAGACGGGAGCGCGGACCGGAACGTGCGGGACGACGCGGCCGGTCCGGGACAGGGGCACGACCCGTGCGATCGGGTGCTGGTGCTGGTGGGCAGCGCCAATCCGGCGGCACACCGGCAGCTCGAGGTCCTGGCCCAGCGGGCTGGCATCCGAGTGACGGAGCTCGACCCCGTACAGCTCGCCGATCCCCGGACGGCAGCGGAAGAACTCGCCCGGGCGACGCAGGAGCTGGTCCACTCCATCGCGGCGCACGAACGCCAGCATTCCCCGGGCCGCGTGATGGCCGCGGCTGCATTGGGCACGCGCCGTCCGACAGGTGCGGCCGGACACCGGTTCGAGGACGATCTCGCTGCCGCCGCGAAGGCTTGGTTTGAGCGCGCGGCCGGACAGGCCATCGGCTTCGTCGCCACCGGCGGCGACACCGCTCTCGCCCTGTGCCGGGCCATCGGCGTACACGCCATCTGGCCCGAGGGGGAGGTGGCCCCCGGGATCCCGTGGAACACCATCGAGACTCCGCACGGGCGTGCCTTGTTGGTCACCAAGGCCGGCGGATTTGGGGCGGAGGACGCGTTGTGGCGAGCGGTGCAACTCTTGACCCGCTCTTGA
- the pdxA gene encoding 4-hydroxythreonine-4-phosphate dehydrogenase PdxA has translation MSKPIVAVTMGDPAGIGPEITLLAVQASEVRDRVKSVVIGDLERLREASRILASAGRWQGAVPELRAIERVEEARFEDGVIDVLDLHNVPAGLPWGQVTREAGRAAFEYVAKAVDLAVHRTADAIATAPINKEAWKLAGVKYPGHTEALAELSGSPSSAMMLVNGRLRVVHVTTHVSLRQAIELATTERVLERIRLTHRSLEQFGLRNPRIAVAGLNPHAGEGGLFGDEDERQIRPAVEQARAEGVDCTGPLPPDSVYARAAGGEFDAVIAMYHDQGHIAIKMLGFDTGINVTLGLPILRTSVDHGTAFDIAGKGVAREKSMIASILVAADFLSGDAS, from the coding sequence GTGAGCAAACCGATTGTGGCAGTGACCATGGGCGATCCCGCCGGCATCGGGCCCGAGATCACGCTGCTGGCGGTGCAGGCGTCCGAGGTGCGGGACCGGGTGAAGTCGGTGGTGATCGGGGATCTGGAACGCCTCCGGGAGGCATCGCGCATCCTCGCATCCGCCGGCCGTTGGCAGGGAGCGGTGCCCGAGCTGCGGGCCATCGAGCGGGTGGAGGAGGCCAGGTTCGAAGACGGGGTCATCGATGTGCTCGACTTGCACAACGTGCCCGCGGGGCTGCCCTGGGGTCAGGTCACTCGCGAGGCCGGCCGGGCCGCCTTTGAGTACGTGGCGAAGGCGGTCGATCTCGCGGTCCATCGCACGGCGGACGCCATCGCCACCGCACCCATCAACAAGGAAGCGTGGAAACTCGCCGGGGTCAAGTATCCTGGACACACCGAGGCGTTGGCGGAGCTGTCAGGTTCGCCGAGCTCCGCGATGATGCTCGTCAACGGCCGGCTGCGCGTCGTACACGTGACCACCCACGTCAGCCTGCGGCAGGCCATCGAACTCGCGACGACGGAACGGGTGCTTGAGCGCATCCGGTTGACGCACCGTTCGCTGGAGCAGTTTGGCCTGCGCAATCCGCGGATCGCCGTCGCCGGACTGAATCCGCACGCGGGCGAAGGGGGGCTGTTCGGCGACGAGGACGAACGCCAGATCCGTCCCGCGGTGGAGCAGGCCCGGGCGGAAGGCGTGGATTGCACGGGCCCGCTGCCGCCCGACTCGGTCTATGCCAGGGCGGCAGGGGGTGAGTTTGACGCCGTGATCGCCATGTATCACGACCAGGGCCACATCGCCATCAAGATGCTCGGCTTCGACACGGGCATCAACGTGACGCTCGGGCTTCCGATTCTGCGCACTTCGGTCGATCACGGCACTGCCTTTGACATCGCTGGCAAAGGCGTTGCGAGAGAGAAGAGCATGATCGCTTCCATTCTGGTCGCGGCCGATTTCTTGTCGGGGGACGCGTCCTAA
- a CDS encoding 2-keto-3-deoxygluconate permease — MKRAIDRIPGGMMIIPLLIGAVLRTLFPHLPDDPVFKSSFTGGLFTGASALLAAFYICLGSTIQLRETGYILRKGVALWAGKVVTAAIIGFLIKWLAPDQNHLVLGLSALAIVAAFSDTNGGLYMALMGQLGKRREDVAAYSIMSLESGPFFTMLILGVTGLASFPLLAFVYAILPLIIGMVLGNLDDEMRKFLSKAQDVLIPMFALALGFGINLANVLKAGLSGIVLGLLVVVVTGAVLVLLDRLTGGNGLAGIAAASTAGNAAAVPMAVAAAYAGYKGVAATATVQVAASVIVTAILVPILTAWYARRVDRRIDPRHSSAA; from the coding sequence ATGAAACGCGCCATCGACAGAATTCCCGGCGGGATGATGATCATCCCGCTGCTCATCGGGGCCGTACTTCGCACTTTGTTCCCGCATCTTCCGGACGATCCGGTGTTCAAGAGCTCGTTCACGGGCGGCCTGTTCACCGGCGCCTCGGCCCTGTTGGCCGCCTTTTACATCTGCTTGGGCAGCACCATTCAGTTGCGCGAGACCGGTTACATCTTGCGCAAGGGCGTCGCGCTCTGGGCTGGCAAGGTCGTGACCGCTGCCATCATCGGTTTTCTCATCAAGTGGCTGGCGCCGGACCAGAACCACCTGGTGCTGGGCCTCTCCGCCCTCGCCATCGTGGCCGCCTTCTCCGATACCAACGGCGGTCTTTACATGGCCCTGATGGGGCAGCTGGGCAAGCGGCGGGAGGACGTGGCCGCCTACTCCATCATGTCCTTAGAGTCGGGGCCGTTCTTCACCATGCTGATCCTCGGGGTCACCGGACTGGCGTCCTTCCCGCTCCTGGCCTTCGTGTACGCCATCCTGCCGCTGATCATCGGCATGGTGCTCGGCAATCTGGACGACGAGATGCGCAAGTTCCTGAGCAAGGCCCAGGATGTGCTCATTCCGATGTTCGCTCTGGCCCTCGGCTTTGGCATTAACCTCGCGAACGTGCTCAAGGCCGGCCTGTCCGGCATCGTGCTCGGCCTGCTGGTCGTCGTGGTGACCGGCGCGGTATTGGTGTTGCTCGATCGCCTCACGGGCGGCAACGGCTTGGCGGGCATCGCCGCGGCCTCTACCGCAGGCAACGCCGCGGCCGTTCCGATGGCGGTGGCCGCCGCGTACGCCGGGTACAAGGGGGTGGCCGCGACCGCCACGGTGCAGGTCGCCGCGTCCGTGATCGTCACCGCCATCCTGGTGCCCATCCTCACCGCGTGGTACGCGCGGCGGGTGGACAGGCGGATCGATCCGCGCCACTCCTCGGCCGCCTGA
- the proB gene encoding glutamate 5-kinase codes for MRAAKMVVKIGSSSLTDASGKVDEHQLARLVGQVHRVREAGWQVVLVSSGAVAAGVGRLGWRRAHLTMPEKQAAAAVGQGLLIGMYETLFARFGVPVGQVLLSRADIQSRRRFIHIRNTLTTLLARGVVPVVNENDTVAVEEIRFGDNDTLAALVALVVEADRLVLLTDTDGLYTADPRRHADAQRIDHVREWTPDLERMAGGSGSAVGTGGMRTKLAAARIAVEAGIPTLVAASGEEDVLVRAARGESVGTWFDPQPPRLPAKKLWMAHGTKVEGALVLDDGAVRAITEQAASLLFPGVAAVEGEFREGAVVACKTMDGRVIAKGMVHLSSGDLRVLLERRAAGRMVHVDHEVVHRDQLVLTDAEAVAKATTGH; via the coding sequence ATGCGCGCGGCGAAGATGGTGGTGAAGATCGGATCGAGCAGCCTCACCGACGCCTCTGGAAAGGTCGACGAGCATCAATTGGCGCGACTGGTCGGCCAGGTGCACCGCGTCCGGGAGGCGGGATGGCAGGTGGTCCTCGTCTCCTCCGGAGCGGTGGCGGCCGGGGTGGGGCGGCTGGGCTGGCGGCGGGCGCATCTGACGATGCCGGAGAAGCAGGCTGCAGCCGCCGTCGGCCAGGGGCTGCTCATCGGGATGTACGAGACCCTGTTCGCCCGCTTCGGTGTCCCGGTCGGCCAGGTGCTGTTGAGCCGCGCCGACATTCAGTCGCGCCGGCGCTTCATCCACATCCGCAACACGCTGACCACCCTGCTCGCACGGGGCGTCGTGCCCGTCGTGAACGAGAACGACACCGTCGCCGTGGAGGAGATCCGCTTCGGCGATAACGACACCCTGGCCGCCCTGGTGGCGCTGGTGGTGGAGGCGGACCGGCTGGTGCTGCTGACGGATACCGACGGGTTGTACACCGCTGATCCGCGGAGGCATGCGGATGCGCAGCGGATCGATCACGTTCGCGAATGGACCCCCGACCTGGAGCGGATGGCGGGCGGCAGCGGCAGCGCCGTCGGGACCGGCGGCATGCGCACGAAGCTCGCCGCGGCGCGCATCGCCGTGGAGGCGGGCATCCCGACCCTGGTGGCGGCCAGCGGCGAGGAAGACGTCCTGGTGCGTGCGGCGCGCGGGGAATCGGTCGGGACCTGGTTTGACCCGCAACCCCCGCGCCTGCCGGCGAAAAAGCTCTGGATGGCGCACGGGACGAAGGTCGAAGGGGCGCTGGTCCTCGACGACGGGGCCGTTCGCGCGATCACCGAACAGGCGGCGAGCCTCCTGTTCCCCGGCGTGGCCGCCGTGGAAGGGGAGTTCCGCGAAGGTGCGGTCGTCGCGTGCAAGACGATGGACGGGCGCGTGATCGCCAAGGGTATGGTGCACCTGTCGTCCGGGGATCTGCGGGTCCTCCTGGAACGGCGTGCGGCCGGCCGGATGGTGCATGTGGACCATGAGGTGGTGCACCGCGACCAGCTGGTGTTGACGGATGCGGAGGCGGTGGCGAAGGCCACCACGGGACACTGA
- a CDS encoding glutamate-5-semialdehyde dehydrogenase — MSAEQVEVILNQARAAKAASWALAVLGSDRRNEALRAIMDALWADREAILAANAEDVASARAAGEAASRVDRLILNERRMEQIMESLRQVVELPDPVGTVDAAWTRPNGLRIERMRVPFGVIAIIYESRPNVTVDAAALALKTGNAVVLRGGKEALRSNAALVTAMRVGLARAGLPEEAVQLVTCTDRDSVDVVIRAKGLVDLAIPRGGAGLIARVVERALVPVIETGVGNCHVYVDRAADLEMAEAIVVNAKVQRPSVCNAAETLLVHQAVAEAFLPRVARALAARGVEIRACPRTLAVLGAAGGGIERVVPAAEADWDTEYLDLILAVRVVDSLDEAIAHIERHGTRHSEAIVTEDQTAAEAFLAKVDAAAVYHNASTRFTDGFEFGFGAEMGISTQKLHARGPMGLPELTTYKYVVRGTGQVRG, encoded by the coding sequence CTGTCGGCGGAACAGGTTGAGGTGATTCTCAATCAGGCTCGCGCGGCCAAGGCGGCGAGCTGGGCGCTGGCCGTTTTGGGATCGGATCGGCGCAACGAGGCGCTGCGCGCGATCATGGACGCGCTGTGGGCGGATCGGGAAGCGATTCTCGCGGCCAACGCGGAAGACGTGGCGAGTGCGCGGGCGGCGGGTGAGGCAGCGAGCCGGGTGGATCGGCTGATCCTCAACGAGCGGCGGATGGAGCAGATCATGGAGTCGCTTCGGCAGGTGGTCGAGCTGCCCGATCCGGTGGGCACCGTGGACGCGGCCTGGACGCGGCCCAACGGCCTGCGGATCGAGCGGATGCGGGTGCCATTCGGCGTCATTGCCATCATCTACGAGTCGCGCCCGAACGTGACGGTCGACGCGGCGGCGCTCGCCCTGAAGACGGGCAACGCGGTGGTGCTTCGCGGCGGGAAGGAGGCCCTGCGTTCGAACGCCGCCCTGGTGACGGCCATGCGGGTGGGCCTCGCGCGGGCGGGCTTGCCGGAGGAGGCGGTGCAACTGGTGACCTGCACCGACCGGGATTCCGTGGACGTGGTCATCCGCGCCAAGGGTCTGGTCGATCTCGCCATCCCCCGCGGCGGCGCCGGTCTCATCGCGCGCGTGGTGGAGCGGGCGCTGGTCCCGGTGATCGAGACGGGTGTCGGCAACTGCCATGTGTACGTAGACCGCGCGGCTGACCTGGAGATGGCGGAGGCGATCGTGGTCAACGCGAAGGTACAGCGTCCCTCGGTGTGCAACGCGGCCGAGACCCTGCTCGTGCACCAGGCGGTGGCGGAGGCATTCTTGCCGCGCGTGGCGCGGGCGCTGGCCGCACGGGGCGTCGAGATCCGGGCGTGCCCGAGGACGCTCGCGGTGCTCGGGGCCGCGGGCGGCGGGATCGAACGCGTCGTTCCGGCCGCAGAGGCGGATTGGGATACGGAGTACCTGGACCTCATCCTGGCGGTGCGCGTGGTGGACAGCCTCGACGAGGCCATCGCTCACATCGAGCGCCACGGCACGCGCCACTCGGAGGCGATCGTGACGGAGGATCAGACGGCTGCGGAGGCGTTCTTGGCAAAGGTGGACGCGGCGGCTGTGTACCACAACGCGTCGACGCGCTTCACGGACGGGTTTGAGTTCGGCTTCGGGGCGGAGATGGGCATCTCCACGCAGAAACTGCACGCGCGCGGGCCGATGGGCCTACCGGAGCTGACGACGTACAAGTACGTGGTGCGCGGGACGGGACAGGTGCGGGGTTGA
- the menC gene encoding o-succinylbenzoate synthase — protein sequence MKLESVRLRWLKMRMREPFETSFGREQDKDVVVVEVRSREGAVGFAECVAMSDPLYNEETADTAWLMLKKYFVPRVLALSFDSLDDVRGVSRALAPFKGNRMAKAAIEMAVWDCWANETGQPLPGLLGGVRDEITVGISVGIQPDIPTLLNKIEGYVAQGFARVKVKVKPGWDLEPLAAIRRAFPDLPLMADANSAYRLADADHLRRFDEFGLTMVEQPLAHDDIFDHAALQRQLQTPICLDESIHTAEDARKAIEAGACRVINIKVGRVGGFAEAVAIHDVARAHGVPVWCGGMLETGIGRLHNIVLTALPGFTLPGDTAPSARYFDEDVIDPPVEFLRPGVLAVPPLAGVAARVRRDRLAKWSEAEEEIRRD from the coding sequence ATGAAATTGGAATCGGTGCGGCTGCGCTGGCTGAAGATGCGGATGCGCGAGCCGTTCGAGACGTCCTTCGGGCGCGAGCAGGATAAGGACGTCGTGGTGGTGGAGGTCCGGTCGCGCGAGGGTGCCGTGGGTTTCGCCGAGTGCGTGGCGATGTCGGACCCGCTCTACAACGAGGAGACGGCCGACACGGCCTGGCTGATGCTGAAAAAGTACTTCGTGCCGCGGGTGCTCGCGCTGTCCTTCGACTCCCTGGATGACGTCCGGGGGGTCAGCCGGGCGCTCGCGCCGTTCAAGGGGAACCGGATGGCGAAGGCGGCCATCGAAATGGCGGTGTGGGACTGTTGGGCCAACGAGACCGGGCAGCCGCTGCCAGGTCTCCTCGGCGGCGTGCGCGACGAGATCACGGTCGGGATCAGCGTGGGCATCCAGCCCGACATCCCGACCCTGTTGAACAAGATTGAAGGGTACGTGGCGCAGGGGTTCGCGCGCGTCAAGGTCAAGGTCAAGCCCGGCTGGGACCTGGAGCCGCTGGCGGCCATTCGGCGGGCCTTCCCGGATCTGCCGTTGATGGCCGACGCGAACAGCGCCTACCGCCTGGCGGACGCGGACCACCTGCGCCGCTTCGACGAGTTCGGCCTGACCATGGTGGAGCAGCCGCTCGCGCACGACGACATCTTCGATCACGCCGCTCTCCAACGCCAACTGCAGACGCCCATCTGCCTGGACGAGAGCATCCACACCGCGGAGGACGCGCGCAAGGCCATTGAGGCGGGCGCCTGCCGCGTGATCAACATCAAGGTCGGCCGTGTCGGCGGCTTCGCGGAGGCCGTCGCCATCCACGACGTGGCCCGGGCGCACGGTGTCCCGGTGTGGTGCGGTGGCATGCTCGAGACGGGCATCGGGCGCCTGCACAACATCGTTCTGACAGCACTCCCCGGTTTCACCCTGCCGGGGGATACGGCGCCGAGCGCTCGCTACTTCGACGAGGATGTCATCGATCCGCCGGTCGAATTCCTCCGCCCGGGGGTTCTTGCGGTCCCGCCCTTGGCCGGGGTGGCGGCGCGGGTTCGGCGGGATCGACTGGCGAAGTGGTCGGAGGCGGAAGAGGAGATACGCAGAGATTGA
- a CDS encoding NfeD family protein translates to MAWWIWLIVAFAIGIVEVATFTFVLLWIALGAFVTAILSPLVGNLWGQLLLFAAVSVVLLVATRPLVRRWRQRRTYPERRETMIDKRGVVVKEAQPGAFAMVRVQGELWSARSRHPLRRGQAVVVRDATATVLTVEPAEEE, encoded by the coding sequence GTGGCCTGGTGGATTTGGCTGATTGTCGCGTTTGCCATCGGGATCGTCGAGGTCGCCACCTTCACGTTCGTGCTGTTGTGGATTGCGCTGGGCGCATTTGTGACGGCCATCCTGTCGCCGCTCGTCGGCAACCTCTGGGGGCAACTTTTGTTGTTCGCGGCGGTGAGCGTGGTGTTGCTGGTGGCCACGCGCCCGCTGGTCCGCCGGTGGCGGCAGCGCCGGACGTACCCGGAGCGGCGCGAGACGATGATCGACAAGCGCGGCGTGGTGGTCAAAGAAGCCCAGCCGGGGGCGTTCGCCATGGTGCGGGTACAGGGTGAGCTGTGGAGCGCCAGGTCCAGGCATCCCTTGCGCAGGGGACAGGCGGTTGTGGTGCGTGATGCCACCGCCACGGTCCTCACCGTCGAACCGGCAGAGGAGGAGTAG